The following coding sequences are from one Neurospora crassa OR74A linkage group I, whole genome shotgun sequence window:
- the gh5-1 gene encoding endoglucanase 3, with translation MKATILASTFAAGALAQSGAWGQCGGNGWSGATSCISGYACNYVNDWYSQCQPGTAAPTTTAAATTLVTSTKTAPPASTTTATASGKFKWFGVNEAGGEFGDGIFPGRWGTEFTFPDTNTIQTLRSQGYNIFRVGFAMERLVPNTLTSSFDNGYLTNLTQVVNSVTNSGAYIVLDPHNYGRYYGKIITDTDAFKTFWQNVAAKFASNSKVIFDTNNEYNTMDQTLVLNLNQAAIDGIRAAGATSQYIFVEGNQWTGAWSWNVTNTNLAALTDPENKIVYEMHQYLDSDSSGTSTACVSSEIGVQRIVGATAWLRANGKKGVLGEFAGGANSVCKAAVTGLLEHLKANTDVWEGALWWAAGPWWGDYMYSFEPPSGTGYTYYNSLLKTYTP, from the exons ATGAAGGCTACGATTCTTGCCAGCACCTTCGCCGCTGGTGCCCTCGCCCAGAGCGGTGCCTGGGGCCAATGCGGCGGTAACGGTTGGTCCGGCGCTACCAGCTGCATCTCCGGATACGCCTGCAACTACGTGAACGATTGGTATAGCCAGTGCCAGCCTGGTACTGCCGCTCCTaccaccactgccgccgccaccaccctcgTCACCTCGACCAAGACCGCCCCTCCTGCtagcaccaccactgccaccGCCTCCGGCAAGTTCAAGTGGTTCGGTGTCAACGAGGCCGGCGGTGAGTTTGGTGATGGTATCTTCCCCGGAAGATGGGGCACTGAGTTCACATTCCCtgacaccaacaccatccaG ACTCTCCGCAGCCAGGGTTACAACATCTTCCGTGTTGGCTTCGCCATGGAGCGCCTTGTCCCCAACACCCTGACGTCGTCTTTCGATAACGGCTATCTCACCAACCTCACCCAGGTTGTCAACTCTGTTACCAACTCTGGTGCCTATATTGTTCTCGATCCCCACAACTATGGCCGTTACTATGGCAAAATCATCACCGATACCGATGCCTTCAAGACTTTCTGGCAAAATGTTGCTGCCAAGTTTGCTTCCAACTCCAAGGTCATCTTCGATACCAACAACGAGTACAACACCATGGACCAGACCCTtgtcctcaacctcaaccaggCCGCCATTGACGGTATTCGTGCGGCCGGCGCCACTTCGCAGTACATTTTCGTCGAGGGTAACCAATGGACTGGCGCCTGGTCATGGAATGTGACCAACACCAATTTGGCTGCCCTTACCGATCCCGAGAACAAGATCGTCTACGAGATGCACCAGTACCTCGACTCCGATAGCTCCGGTACCAGCACTGCCTGCGTTTCCTCCGAGATCGGTGTTCAGCGCATTGTTGGTGCCACTGCCTGGCTCCGCGCCAATGGCAAAAAGGGTGTCCTCGGCGAGTTCGCTGGTGGTGCCAACTCAGTCTGCAAGGCTGCCGTTACTGGCCTTCTTGAGCACCTCAAGGCTAACACTGACGTCTGGGAGGGTGCCCTTTGGTGGGCTGCCGGTCCCTGGTGGGGTGACTACATGTATAGCTTTGAGCCTCCTTCGGGCACTGGCTATACCTACTACAACAGCCTTCTCAAGACCTATACCCCTTAA
- a CDS encoding triacylglycerol lipase, variant, whose amino-acid sequence MRAVFAVAFQLFLSTIIISQLALTATCVRIVVNVTYSEYVGEELGNDVSQWLGLRYAAPPVGALRFAPPQDPPSNSEPQAANKHGNWCVRRPGNSLTSEDCLFLDVYAPTQATTKSNLPVFVFIQGGGFNDNANPNLNGTGLVKASSNSIIVVTLNYRIGPYGFLTNGQQVVANNGLRDQRKALEWVQKYISQFGGNPDHVVLGGASAGAASVAYHMMADKDGNRKLFHAAAAESVSFGTVLTVQQAQYQYDNLMIRLGCARSDAAASLTCLRSKTQQEIADKDGDIPYPGSSNGPIYMWSPVIDGDFVIDYPYSAFRNGNFIKNIPVIFGDDTNGGSGFVPDRISSLGDSNQFIKDQFPAITLSQLDTLNMLYPNPNASICPKMGCWRGQAGSVYGEMRYMCPGLYLNDAFDNYNDQYSKGTSSWAYRWNVEDRDQMASGLGVPHVVELNALFGPANMWYTGQVPQSYFPGATNAAAVQVMQSYWVSFIRTFNPNTLRCCGGVEWKAWKSGDEASAQHQRLLFGTGGKTAMEVIPFDEGLGLRCKYLQAIGRSLLQ is encoded by the exons ATGAGAGCGGTATTTGCCGTTGCCTTTCAGTTGTTCTTGTCAACAATCATCATCTCTCAATTAGCTTTGACTGCAACATGTGTTCGAATAGTAGTCAACGTCACGTATAGCGAATATGTCGGAGAAGAACTTGGCAACGACGTCAGTCAATGGCTTGGACTCCGGTACGCGGCACCGCCTGTTGGTGCCCTGAGATTTGCGCCCCCACAAGATCCGCCATCTAACTCTGAGCCTCAAGCGGCAAATAAG CATGGGAACTGGTGTGTCCGAAGGCCGGGTAATTCTCTGACTTCGGAGGATTGCCTGTTTCTGGACGTCTATGCACCGACACAAGCAACCACAAAGTCCAACCTCCCagtcttcgtcttcatccaGGGCGGAGGATTCAACGACAATGCTAACCCGAACCTCAACGGAACTGGGCTCGTAAAGGCGAGTTCAAACAGCATCATTGTCGTTACACTCAACTACCGTATAGGACCATACGGGTTTCTCACCAACGGACAGCAAGTTGTTGCCAACAACGGGCTTCGAGACCAGCGCAAGGCTCTGGAATGGGTGCAAAAGTACATCAGCCAATTTGGTGGTAACCCTGACCATGTCGTTCTTGGAGGAGCCTCAGCTGGTGCGGCCAGCGTCGCTTACCACATGATGGCCGACAAGGACGGCAACAGAAAGCTGTTCCACGCAGCAGCTGCCGAATCAGTCTCCTTCGGTACCGTCCTTACCGTCCAACAAGCCCAGTACCAGTATGACAACCTGATGATCCGCCTCGGCTGTGCCAGAAGCGACGCCGCTGCCAGTCTGACCTGTCTGCGATCCAAGACTCAACAAGAAATTGCCGACAAGGACGGGGACATCCCGTACCCTGGCTCGTCCAATGGACCCATCTACATGTGGTCCCCCGTCATCGACGGCGACTTTGTAATAGACTACCCGTACTCCGCCTTCCGCAACGGCAACTTCATCAAGAACATCCCCGTCATCTTCGGCGACGACACcaacggcggcagcggcttCGTCCCTGACCGCATCAGCTCCCTCGGCGACAGCAACCAGTTCATCAAGGACCAGTTTCCTGCCATCACCCTGAGCCAGCTCGACACCCTGAACATGCTCTATCCTAACCCGAACGCTTCGATCTGTCCTAAAATGGGCTGTTGGCGCGGACAGGCGGGAAGCGTCTACGGCGAGATGAGGTACATGTGTCCTGGGCTGTACCTGAATGATGCGTTTGACAACTACAACGATCAATACTCCAAGGGCACAAGCTCATGGGCGTATCGGTGGAACGTGGAGGACCGGGATCAGATGGCCAGCGGGCTGGGAGTGCCGCATGTTGTCGAGCTCAATGCCCTTTTTGGACCGGCGAACATGTGGTATACTGGCCAGGTGCCCCAGAGTTATTTTCCGGGTGCGACAAACGCGGCGGCGGTGCAGGTAATGCAGAGCTATTGGGTCAGTTTCATCAGGACTTTCAATCCGAATACGTTGAGGTGCTGTGGGGGCGTGGAGTGGAAGGCCTGGAAGAGCGGCGATGAAGCCAGTGCACAGCATCAgaggttgttgtttgggACGGGCGGGAAGACGGCGATGGAGGTGATTCCATTTGATGAGGGGCTGGGGCTGAGGTGTAAGTATTTGCAGGCTATTGGGAGGAGCCTGCTGCAGTGA